CTCCTTTAGACGGGTGGTGAGGGTCTTGATCTGGTTCTTGTACTCTTCCTCGCGTTGGTTAGCCTACGCGCAAGTCATCGGTGTTTGGTAGTGCATACATTGTTCGTGCCGAGAGGGCAATGAGGACACACCACAAATTGCCATTTTCAAAGTTGATGtacatccgaaaaaaaaaccatttatcgTTTGTACAGATCGAGTGACAAACCGAATAGCAACACGGCATATGTTGTTGGAGCAAGAGTTGGGCATACAGTGTAGGGGGTGAGAGAAAGCGATTGGGTTTATAATatttgaaacgaaaaattaGAAATAATATCGATTTGGACGAGTTTAAACCGCGGTAAAAGTGTAATTTGCGAATGTGGTAAACCAAATTTGCGTTCAATGTTCGCCGGTAAGGATTGTAAGGGTTGTTTGGTTGCAGAGGACACGAAAGTGTTAATCGAGACGCGTCTGGAGTTAGCTAAACCTTCCCAtcagaaggagagagagagatcggtCAACAGAATCGAAACGATTAAACTCtttcatcaatcaaacaacCGATACATCCTCCCGCGTCCGGTCTTTCTCATGTCTTGTGTGTAAGGGGATGGGAATATACCCATCGGTGCGTAGTTGGCTGGTTCTTGCAGCTGAAAACATGCTTACCTTTTCTTCCGAGACTTCCAGCGACTTCAGGTTGTTACCGACCACGCGCAGCTCTTCCTCAAGCTCCACGATCTTGCTGCAAGTTGGGTGTACGAATTGGGTCCcgaagaaaatggaagacggggagagaaaaaatgcaattaataCGATTTCTTATAAAATGCTTCACAAAATAAGGCTTGAACAATATATTATAAAACAACCAATGcgattatattattattatcaaacaAGCACCTCTCTACCAGTTCTGCAAATTCCACCCAAATGTTCTCCataacagagagagagagagggagatagTTCAAGCCACAAAACAAGCATACAAACCTTTCGTTCATCTCGACCTTCTCCTCCGAGCGTTCGAGGTCCTGTTCCATGAGTACCAGCTTTCTGGCCACCTGGTCCAGTTCGGCCACCAGTGCGTCGGGTGTGGTGGCAGCATCGCCAAGGGTTAGGACCGCAGTGGGCATTTTGTTATCggaagcacaaaacaaacagcgcacacacacgcacaacagcaaaaacaaacggaaacagaAAGACGACGTGTGCCCAGGAGAGCCGACACGGCCAACCGTTGCCGTGATCGTCGTCGTTTTGCCGATGATCCGCAGGAAACCCAATCGtcgggatgtttttttttttttgttgttcgttaAAGCCGAGTAGTGAGGGGTTAATCGCAAAACACGACACACGCATTTTGCACAACAAACAAGCAGAGCACGCACAGCCACAGCGATCGTGTGTGTCCCGCGCCATCATTGTGTGCGCAGCCAGGGGGTGAGAGGTAAAAGTAGACAAGAAAAAGGGGTTGAGGTTAGTATATCACATCGGTGTAGGTCATGGCAGTCTTTCGACGTGCGTTGTGAAGGTGAAGAGAAACGATGCCACAAACATCGTGCGGGCTTAGAAGAGGCAAACGCGCTCGAGCCGTGTATCTGTGAAGGACACACACCACTGGTACGTGTAGAGCACACTCACAATAAGCTGAAGGATAACGCTATAGCGTTTGCAGTAAAGGATGTTTCGGTGGTTGTCGTGTTGGCCTCTTCTTTTGTCAAGCCGATCAAGCGTTAACTTTACCTTCACAATCACACGCACGAACTGATCAAGTGGGGCGATAATATTAGTAATgtatgatgatttattattggTTGATCAAGCATGATGGTATCGCAGGGAGCATGAGTTGGATGGGACTTTCGGGCAATGTTTGGGATGAGAAATATATatttgtaaaatgaaaaatcgttCGTATTCCAGCGCAAAACCTAGCACACCATCATTCGGGGACATCCCGATTACAGATGTTGACCCTGATGACTAAGTGTAGGAGCAAATTAAAagccaaacaacacacaacacaaacatcaACTTCAAACAGATTAGTGAACAATTGTAACTCCGGTAAAACAACCTTTACAATTCGGTCAACTTAATGAGAGAAAATAGCAGCAGTTGCATCCGGGATCCGGGATCGAGCTACGAAATATGGACAGCCCCAATTAACAGCCTCCCACCTTTCACTCAACAATAAACGTGATTTACTTGACCTCGTCTTCGAGATGACCGCCTGTTGATTTTACTGTTCGGTTATGGGGCATAATTTTCTCCCCGAGGgcgcaagcacacacacacacacactaattttgtaataaaatctAGCCCATAAACGGATTTCCAACCGGGAACGGCGGGGGATGTGCTGTGGAGGTGCGCAACCATGTGCGATCATCGATCCAGACCGGATCCAACCGACCGAAGGGCTTTTCACAACTAGAACACACCGGGCGGACACGGACACACATCCTCtcctaccttttttttccactcccTCGCAGGTTTTGGGTGAAGAAACAGTAGCAGCAATGTGTTAATAATGCAATTGTAGTCTTAGCAGTACACACtcggacacaaaaaaaaaaacagacacacacacgaacaccgAGGAGGAAATGGGGGCAAAGTACGTACGCTTCACCGGCTTCGGCGCGCTCTTCAGCACGCTCAAGATCGGCCTCAACCATGGCCAATTTACGGGCGacctacacacaaacacaaccacatcGGGAAGCAGACGGACATCCGGATCAATCGAAACGGTGGACGCGAtgttgcagcagcaggaacAGTAGCAGTACGCGACGCGAGGAGTGAAGAGAACGAGAGGTCTTAGTATGATCATATTTAAAGTGGACATAGCTACACAGATTCCATGCAATGCAACAAATGCATTTAAACCGGTCTCGAAAGCGGCACAGAACACGAACTGCAAGACGGGCGTGTATCTGGAGAGGTTAGTTGGCGGAACACAAAACTCCTGTGTTAGGGATTTGGACGTTTGATACCTTCTTCTAGGCATCTTTTCTAAACTAAAACGAATTacgaaaataacaaacaatcacacacattTTTTAACACATCTTTTTaagtttaatatattttttaatgaaaattcgaATAAACGAATGCAATGCTGGCTAGCAATGTGTTGCTCATCATACATTAGACgatccttttcttcttataATTAAGTAAATTAGAATTATCTCTTTCGTTCGCCTTCAttctattttgtgtttgttccaATGTCCTTTTGGAGATCTTTTCGATCAACAATTATATCCATCGACAAGCTTGGCTACGCTCGTCAAGGTTTAAGTGTACTGTGGGAAGATGTTATATATTTATTACgagaaaatagtaaaatttgCACCACCAATATTGTAGCATAaaattttgcattatttttacatttaaaaaatgtaaattcttCTGTTCTTCTGATAGTCTTAGAAATGGTAGTTTCTTTTGATTGTATGCTATCACTATCCAATAGCATTCTTTTATTGTATTAAAGAAAAGCTAGTGTGGCAATAgtatcattttaaaataaatgctaTATTATccttcctcttggcttaacgtcctctaaggtcacaccggccatctaatggcttactagactctccgataccatgtagttggatagtctgtcctcactacggggagaagGTCCAcatggaatttgaacctcggtcctgccgtttgacatTGCACCTTGCAAACCTTGCAATAAATTCTTCATCTTTTTGGCTTAGTCTACTaggccacgccggccatcgaatggcttaataGGCCTCAgtacgggagaacggtccagatgggatttgaacccagatCCTACTATCGCAAAAGATTGTATtatgtaaaatataaatatcgCTTCATATAAGGCGAacacataaattatgtttccGTCGAAGAAGCTATAATTTCTTCGTACTAAAGTGTTGATATACAGCattacggccaggccgttctattgCAAAAAAGGAGTCGATCTACATCAGATTACAAGAAATACTATTTagttattcatttatttcaattttttttgcttagctTTTGGTACTAAAATCAATACATATTAGACTAAACATCTTTAATTTAGCCAAAAAAGGGTGTAATCAATCGAGCGATGCcgttttatttaatgttttcttgCTATTTTGTTAGTGCTACAGCCTCGAGAGGCCTGCAATTTCTGGCTTTTCAAACTTGATTTTACCCAGAGCTATGCACGAAagaaacggttcggatgggatttgacacACGGGTCCTGCCgttaaattcaaaataatatttatacaaACACCACTCCGCTTCAGGCGAAAAGAGTTgaatatcaaaacaaaccaaacattgTGTTGGCTAACACAAAATGTCTTATCTTGGCTTTTACAAAATCATACAACCgctaaattacaaaattacaatacttcttcttggctttacatTCTAGGTAaaaccggccatcgaatgccttactagacttgctgataccacgtaattgaaAGGTAAATTATTACCCGGCCGATCTTGATTAGAAATTGATCACTTTGACTCCTTACAGCAGAATATTTATTCATACTAAAGGAGGATACAATTCACGCAACAAATTGTGCGCTAAATTACCAATACTAATGGTTCTTGATCGTTTCTACGAATATTTTGGAAACAAATTCTCGTTCATTTATGTGTTGTGACGCGAAGGGAGGTTATAAAACCTAAAAGAAAGTTCAACAAtcgttttgaaatttattatttcatcaatcaatcaaaatctATTGCATTTGAAACTCATCATCGGCTATTAAATCCCAACCAGACCATTTCACCTTAGCAAGGAATTCACTATCTGACCAAGTGACAAGCAGCTGACCATAAACGAGTCTTAATGGTAAGCTAGCGTGATCTAGCAGAAAAAACTGTTCACAAGAACAATTCCATTCTCATTCCCCTTAAGCTAGTATTCTAAATAACGATCAAACAATGTTAAATTTAAgtaattttttatataaaatgaaacattctttcggacaaaaaattggaacattGGAAACAGAAAACAGCATGAAGGCAAACGGTGCGAGTACACTCTGTAAACAGTTCTTGAAAATAACTTCACAAAACAGTACGGTAAGATTGCTTTATTACTTCTTCACAATACACAGGCGGGCCTTGTAGtacaacacgcacacgcattTGGTTGCAGTACTTTAGTATGTGGGCCGAGATGAATAAACACGTCGCTTCAttgcttcaatttttaaaatattatatattttCTGCTGTACGATGTGTGTTTAGATATATATATGCAGATATAGCGCCGTCGTCGTATTTTATTAATAGTTTTTATAATTCCTTTACTAAGCAGCCCTTTGACTTTCGGGGCGCTTGCTCACCATTTTCGATTCGATCGCACGATTTTCGTTGGTTACTATCTGTGTGCATAAACATAAGATGGGGCTGAAAGGTCCCATGCGTCGTTTGGAGTATAttattcacaaacaaaacatcaaatattcGCTTTTCCTACAACAACTGCATGAATTATTTTGCTGTGGCTCGTATTTATCAAACAGCTTATTCCTCTCCTTGGTAGATTCTAATTGGTTTCATTCGATATTCATTTATTCTCCAAGTCTGCGCACCGTTCTCCTCCGATCGGCatagaaaattgtttttcttggttcattttttattattgcttttaTGATGCttgattttcccattttttgagCTGCCATTTCAGTTTTCCCGATGGACGGAccacacatttttatttaaaagaaagaacaaaactcATATTGATGTTGTGATTAACTGTAATTCAAAGTACTTTCTTCGTGGTTGATATTGTGAAAATATTGTTCGCAAATTGACCGGGAATTATCTAtttcgtttgctgttttgcttgctATAAATGTGTACGCTACtcgctaaaaaaaacaaaacacaaattgaTTATAACGGTTACGGTTACAAAATCTAttaacaagaaaagaaaaggagcTGCCCTTTCGGTTCGCTACGTCGCATACGTTTagtcctacaaaaaaaaagcaccgatTGTGTTAAATATGATTGGCTTTTATCACGGCCACAACAGGAAAGGCACATCTATGCGTTCTGCTGGTTTAGCTTCTTCCTATCGTTCCTTTCGCTTTCCTTTACGCACCCTTTCGTCGTTCACATTTAAACCTTAACTTTCTTTGCACGCGGGTAGCCCGCCGTCTGACGAGCAACAACATTTAACCACACTACAGCATTGCATTGCATCGTTTCGTTTATTGTCGAGCTGACCTCTGCCTCGGGGATgaacgggtggtggtggtgtgattTTACACCATATTCCTTCCACCCATCAACCGCCCGAAAAGGGAAACAATTCACAGCAGACCTGAGGGGGTGGGGCTGTGGTGTGGCGCACAATTTTCTCCACCGCTCAGCGAAATAAACGCACCGGGGCCATCGTTTGTTGTTAGTTTAGCATACAAAGAAAAGTTGATCATCATCACggggttttctgttttgcagcGTGGTTGgttttcttcagttttttaatgttttaagcAATGTTTAGCAATGTAGGAAGTGCCAGACAAACGGGTGGCCTGAATAAATACGCATTCGAGCGGATTCCACTGCGAAACGGTGAACACATTTCTAGCTGTGAACCACACCATTTCTCTGTCAACAAAACGGTTGGCAATTTGCACCCAAAGACTATGGGTGAAAAGAGATCTCGTGAGTGATCGTAgatatgaaagaaaaaaacttttggAACGTCTCACCAAATCCAGACAATGTGAAAAGTGGTCTTAAGAAACAACCAAGCCATTAAAAGCCACTGGCACACGCCATCAGAACACTGAATCCATTAACAAAAAGACATTTTCATGCTCGTCTTAGCACCCACCATCATCAAATTGCTTTttgaaaaaaggttaaaaatggACGTTCGTCAATTTTTGGCAAGATTTGGGCCGGGATGATAAAATTCGTCCGagaaaacattttgtttggcaaaatatatttgttttttctcccgGTAGTAGCGTATCAGTAGCGATTTGGAACAAAACATGTGCTGTCCACTGTTTCAAAGTGTTCAAAAAAGGTACATGCGTGCAATCCTTGGCTTATGTATTTTGGCCTATTCAAACCAACAGGAAATAAAACCGCAGCAAAATTAAGCAAACCCTCGTGATGATTCAAACTCTCCAAAACTCTCTAACCCCGACACAAATCTTCAGAAAAACACTGAAATCTGATCGATTGGACCTAGCAGAGGATACCTTCTGGATGCTAATTGTGTGCAGGTATATTATGTAggttcagtgtgtgtgtgtgtgataaaatAAGATCATTGCTTTTCCAGTGACCAGATTCGTAGTGCCTTTTTGGAGCCCGTGCTTATAGTTGGTTCCTAAACTTGGTTCCTAATTTTTCGCTATCAATTCGATACCCTTTCATACCAATCGCTCAGGCCGTGCATTTATTTTGAAGTATAATTTCATCCAACATCcacccattcattcattcattcaatttGAGATGCAACTCTGCTTGGCAAGATTTTCCACCACGTGCTCTAAAAGCAATCACACACTCATCAGCCCTCGTTTCGTCCTTTTCATAGGACTTTCtaacacacacccatacataCGGCATGCTGCCCTCGTCTATTCGGACTCCTTGCCTTGCGATTCCCACCACAAACCTTTCCCccccaaacaaagcaaaacacatctTATTTCTTTGcccacagcaaaacaaacacactaaaaagaaaaacagcctAGCCTAGTGTTAGTCAAGTGATGTCTAGCGTTTGCACCTCATCGTATTTCTTATCGGCCTCCTCAGCCATGAAGCGGGCCTCCTTCAGCTGGTTCTCGAGGGCGTCCATGCGCTCCTCATCGGCCAGGGCGCGGTTCTCAAGAACCTTGCgggcgctgtgtgtgtgtgtacatgatCGTTTTCGACGACGGCGATTTAGGCGAATTTTGTTGTGCATATACGACGCGTTAACATTACATTATAATTATTTAGAGTGTAAGTATTGTATCACAGTTGACACGTTGTTacaatgtttgaaaatattttcggATTTGTTTCGCACAAATAAAACGTTGTCGTTGAAGGCGGGCACAAGAAGGGCGCGCGAAGGTTGGGGCGAGTTTTCGTTGGCGGCGGGATACGTAGATATTGTGTAACgcagagagagatagagagcgagtgagtgagCGCAGgatacggtttttttttttgtttgtacatAAAAAATGCAGATTTttgtagaaacaaaacaccaaaacacaaccattttaaccaaaaaaaaaacaacggttTGCGTGTCATGGCGGTAAAGAAAAAACGCAGAaaagataaagaaagaaagaaaaaacaaagaaaccatTATAAGTGATGTGGCGATCATTTGTTGCCCTCTTTCGGGCACGGATCGGAGCGATTTTTGGCCAGACCACCAGACGACAAAATCCACACGATTTCCACACGCGTGCCGAGAAACTAAGGAAGGAGAAGGACAACGTCGAGAAAAGCCCTTGGACGAAGACGAAACAACGCAAACATCAAAGAAACGGTAAATATGAGCaaagaaacgaacgaaccgAACGGAACTGTAAATTGGAAGTTCTAAAGATGCATGAAAAGAAAGGATCAATAGTGCGCCTGTGTCAGTATTGTGTCCTCTAATTGGCATCTGTTTACGATTGTGAGGAAATGGGATGAGCTACAGTCGAGGCACAAATGTACTGCTGCCCTAGCCAGTATGAGGAACGcctagaagtatgcaatttccATTCTTTGAGACACattcaataattaaaattccaaaaatgacAAACAATTGCATACATCCAGGCGTCCACATGcaggccattcgatggctaTCGAAAGCCCTCGTAGGACAGCCGTACAATTATACTTCTTCTACCGGAAGTGTTATGAAAGGAATGCGAGTGTTTGGGATGAGGTGATACCCGTATGACAAATGACATCCGGAATGGGGAGCACCAcagtgtgtggttttgtgtgtaccTCTTCGTATTTTTTGTCTGCTTCCTCCGCTATAAGCTTGGCCTGGGCGAGCTGTGCCTCCAGTATCGCTACCCTATCGTCTTCCATGTTTGTACGATTTTCAAGCGCTTTCCGGATCCTGTAGATTACGCAAAACGGGGTACGAATAGTTGCGAATGATGAGAAATAGTGTTCGTTCGTGGTGGGAGAGAAAGGGAGGGGTTTTTTCTACAACAAATCTAATATTGATTGCAAGATGTGGAAGTGGGATATCAGAGCTGTGCGTGAGGACTCCCCTTTTCACGCCCCGTTCTGTTGTTTTCGCGTTATCCTTCTCATTGCTTTTTGTGTCTCGCTATTTACTCTTGATCGTTTTGGTGTGATTTCGTTGGCCCTGGCGCTCTCCGTGTGCCATAATAAGCATGGATGATTATCCAGTAGGAAAGGCACACCGGCAGCAccagcttcgttttttttttttttgcgtctcACTCGTCCGCCACTCACTCCACTAGAACCCAAACCACTTACCGTTCGCTCTCGTCGGCAGCGGCCGAAGCCTCTGACAGCTTAGCGGTGGCGGATGCCAAACGTTCTTCCGAACGTTCGAgatcctcctccagcagctgAATACGACGGTTCAGAGCGGCAACTTCCGATTCGGCctacaaagaagaagagaagaaagaaaaagggggAATGATTATTAGAAAACGTTTTGTAATTTAATGGATAAATATATTTGAAGTCATTTTTATGTGATACAATCCACAATCTCTGTACCTAGGATGCAACAGTATGCTGACTACTGGGGGGACTTTTGTCCAGTATCTCGGTCACGTAACTTCCTCCCCGAAAGCCAAAGAAAAAAGTCACCCCGAGTGAAAGTACAACACGCCGCCGTACATTAAACAATTGTAGCagttacaacaacaacaacaacaatccatACCCTCCACCCCGCTCTCCCTTTCAATGCCATCCCCCCTGAGATCTCCCCTTAGTGGACCTCGGTTgtaagccttttttttacatcgtTTCTCCATTTTCTGACTACACTTTTGCTACCAAATAAGGCAATCCCGCAATCCCGCCAAAGAACCAACCAGCCAACGGAAGCGGGGGCCCATTGCTGTGTGGCAGGGTCAGAGACAGAGAGTAAGCGAGCGAGAGGTTGATGATGCATAAAGGCTGTACTACTTGCGGGGCCACAACAGTACACAGGTTTGCATGCGATGAAAGGCGCACATGATGTCATCCCTGATGTGGCTGAT
This genomic window from Anopheles maculipalpis chromosome 2RL, idAnoMacuDA_375_x, whole genome shotgun sequence contains:
- the LOC126556984 gene encoding tropomyosin-1, isoforms 9A/A/B isoform X17, with the translated sequence MAANVQQGGNLLDVLKKKMRQTKEEMEKYKDECEEFHKKLQNEVMRREEAESEVAALNRRIQLLEEDLERSEERLASATAKLSEASAAADESERARKVLENRALADEERMDALENQLKEARFMAEEADKKYDEVARKLAMVEADLERAEERAEAGEAKIVELEEELRVVGNNLKSLEVSEEKANQREEEYKNQIKTLTTRLKEAEARAEFAERSVQKLQKEVDRLEDELNKEKSKYKAIAAELDLTFADLSGY
- the LOC126556984 gene encoding tropomyosin-2 isoform X12, whose amino-acid sequence is MDAIKKKMQAMKLEKDNALDRALLCEQQARDANLRAEKAEEEARQLQKKIQAIENDLDQTQETLMQVNTKLEEKEKALQNAESEVAALNRRIQLLEEDLERSEERLASATAKLSEASAAADESERARKVLENRALADEERMDALENQLKEARFMAEEADKKYDEVARKLAMVEADLERAEERAEAGEAKIVELEEELRVVGNNLKSLEVSEEKANQREEEYKNQIKTLTTRLKEAEARAEFAERSVQKLQKEVDRLEDELNKEKSKYKAIAAELDLTFADLSGY
- the LOC126556984 gene encoding tropomyosin-1, isoforms 9A/A/B isoform X15, encoding MAANVQQGGNLLDVLKKKMRQTKEEMEKYKDECEEFHKKLQNEVMRREEAESEVAALNRRIQLLEEDLERSEERLASATAKLSEASAAADESERIRKALENRTNMEDDRVAILEAQLAQAKLIAEEADKKYEEVARKLVLMEQDLERSEEKVEMNESKIVELEEELRVVGNNLKSLEVSEEKANQREEEYKNQIKTLTTRLKEAEARAEFAERSVQKLQKEVDRLEDELNKEKSKYKAIAAELDLTFADLSGY
- the LOC126556984 gene encoding tropomyosin-1, isoforms 9A/A/B isoform X16, with the protein product MAANVQQGGNLLDVLKKKMRQTKEEMEKYKDECEEFHKKLQNEVMRREEAESEVAALNRRIQLLEEDLERSEERLASATAKLSEASAAADESERIRKALENRTNMEDDRVAILEAQLAQAKLIAEEADKKYEEVARKLAMVEADLERAEERAEAGEAKIVELEEELRVVGNNLKSLEVSEEKANQREEEYKNQIKTLTTRLKEAEARAEFAERSVQKLQKEVDRLEDELNKEKSKYKAIAAELDLTFADLSGY
- the LOC126556984 gene encoding tropomyosin-2 isoform X10; this translates as MDAIKKKMQAMKLEKDNALDRALLCEQQARDANLRAEKAEEEARQLQKKIQAIENDLDQTQETLMQVNTKLEEKEKALQNAESEVAALNRRIQLLEEDLERSEERLASATAKLSEASAAADESERIRKALENRTNMEDDRVAILEAQLAQAKLIAEEADKKYEEVARKLVLMEQDLERSEEKVEMNESKIVELEEELRVVGNNLKSLEVSEEKANQREEEYKNQIKTLTTRLKEAEARAEFAERSVQKLQKEVDRLEDELVMEKEKYREIGDDLDTAFVELILKE
- the LOC126556984 gene encoding tropomyosin-2 isoform X9, which codes for MDAIKKKMQAMKLEKDNALDRALLCEQQARDANLRAEKAEEEARQLQKKIQAIENDLDQTQETLMQVNTKLEEKEKALQNAESEVAALNRRIQLLEEDLERSEERLASATAKLSEASAAADESERARKVLENRALADEERMDALENQLKEARFMAEEADKKYDEVARKLAMVEADLERAEERAEAGEAKIVELEEELRVVGNNLKSLEVSEEKANQREEEYKNQIKTLTTRLKEAEARAEFAERSVQKLQKEVDRLEDELVMEKEKYREIGDDLDTAFVELILKE
- the LOC126556984 gene encoding tropomyosin-1, isoforms 9A/A/B isoform X14 — its product is MAANVQQGGNLLDVLKKKMRQTKEEMEKYKDECEEFHKKLQNEVMRREEAESEVAALNRRIQLLEEDLERSEERLASATAKLSEASAAADESERIRKALENRTNMEDDRVAILEAQLAQAKLIAEEADKKYEEVARKLVLMEQDLERSEEKVEMNESKIVELEEELRVVGNNLKSLEVSEEKATQREESYGGQVRVLDQRLKEAEARAEFAERSVQKLQKEVDRLEDDLTVERARNKMLQEEMEATLHDIQNM